Proteins encoded within one genomic window of Vidua macroura isolate BioBank_ID:100142 chromosome 2, ASM2450914v1, whole genome shotgun sequence:
- the CHD4 gene encoding chromodomain-helicase-DNA-binding protein 4 isoform X4: MASGIGSPSPCSGGSDDDEMEILLNNTIPQHPEPEEEPEEELLSEADTPKIKKKKKPKKLKEPKVPKLSKRQKKELGDSSGEGNEFVEEEEEVLRSDSEGSDYTPGKKKKKKLGPKKEKKNKAKRKEEEEEEEEDDDSKEPKSSAQLLEDWGMEDIDHIFTEEDYRTLTNYKAFSQFVRPLIAAKNPKIAVSKMMMVLGAKWREFSTNNPFKGSSGASVAAAAAAAVAVVESMVTNVDAVLPQPPVDVPLRKAKTKEGKGPNARRKPKASPRIPDIKKPKTKKVAPLKIKLGGFGSKRKRSSSEDDDLDVESDFDDASINSYSVSDGSTSRSSRSRKKLKAGKKKKKGEEDSTVAVDGYETDHQDYCEVCQQGGEIILCDTCPRAYHMVCLDPDMEKAPEGKWSCPHCEKEGIQWEAKEDNSEGEEILEDVVGDAEEEDDHHMEFCRVCKDGGELLCCDACPSSYHIHCLNPPLPEIPNGEWLCPRCTCPALKGKVQKILIWKWGQPPVGPAPPRPPDADPNAPPPKPLEGRPERQFFVKWQGMSYWHCSWVSELQLELHCQVMFRNYQRKNDMDEPPSGDFGGEEEKSRKRKNKDPKYAEMEERFYRYGIKPEWMMIHRILNHSVDKKGNVHYLIKWRDLPYDQASWESEDVDIQDYDLYKQAYWNHRELMRGEEGRPGKKLKKVKMRKLERPPETPTVDPTVKYDRQPEYLDVTGGTLHPYQLEGLNWLRFSWAQGTDTILADEMGLGKTVQTAVFLYSLYKEGHSKGPFLVSAPLSTIINWEREFEMWAPDMYVVTYVGDKDSRAIIRENEFTFEDNAIRGGKKASRMKKEAAVKFHVLLTSYELITIDMAILGSIDWACLIVDEAHRLKNNQSKFFRVLNGYSLQHKLLLTGTPLQNNLEELFHLLNFLTPERFHNLEGFLEEFADIAKEDQIKKLHDMLGPHMLRRLKADVFKNMPSKTELIVRVELSPMQKKYYKYILTRNFEALNARGGGNQVSLLNVVMDLKKCCNHPYLFPVAAMEAPKMPNGMYDGSALIRASGKLLLLQKMLKNLKEGGHRVLIFSQMTKMLDLLEDFLEHEGYKYERIDGGITGNMRQEAIDRFNAPGAQQFCFLLSTRAGGLGINLATADTVIIYDSDWNPHNDIQAFSRAHRIGQNKKVMIYRFVTRASVEERITQVAKKKMMLTHLVVRPGLGSKTGSMSKQELDDILKFGTEELFKDEATEGGDNKEGEDSSVIHYDDKAIERLLDRNQDETEDTELQGMNEYLSSFKVAQYVVREEEMGEEEEVEREIIKQEESVDPDYWEKLLRHHYEQQQEDLARNLGKGKRIRKQVNYNDGSQEDRDWQDDQSDNQSDYSVASEEGDEDFDERSEAARRPSRKGLRNDKDKPLPPLLARVGGNIEVLGFNARQRKAFLNAIMRYGMPPQDAFTTQWLVRDLRGKSEKEFKAYVSLFMRHLCEPGADGAETFADGVPREGLSRQHVLTRIGVMSLIRKKVQEFEHVNGRWSMPELAEIEENKKLSQPSSPSPKTPTPSTPGDTQPNTPAPVPPPEDGVKVEEGASTKEQGEPSEPEKELSASATETEAPMEQCAQPVETPPQEAKSPVNSTEADEKKVEETEVKERPDEPMEVESKADVEKVEDRAATENPPDPPIITLDEKDEKKDDDKRDVVMLQNGEMLKESVDERHKKAVKQRFMFNIADGGFTELHSLWQNEERAATVTKKTYEIWHRRHDYWLLAGIINHGYARWQDIQNDPRYAILNEPFKGEMNRGNFLEIKNKFLARRFKLLEQALVIEEQLRRAAYLNMSEDPSHPSMALNTRFAEVECLAESHQHLSKESMAGNKPANAVLHKVLKQLEELLSDMKADVTRLPATIARIPPVAVRLQMSERNILSRLANRSSEPPPPPPPQQVAQQQ; encoded by the exons ATGGCTTCGGGCATTGGATCTCCATCACCATGCTCAGGGGGCAGTGATGATGATGAGATGGAGATCCTGTTGAACAACACTATCCCCCAGCATCCAG AACCTGAAGAAGAGCCAGAAGAAGAGCTTCTATCAGAGGCTGACACTCCCAAAatcaagaagaagaagaagcccAAGAAACTGAAGGAACCCAAAGTGCCCAAGCTCAGCAAGCGTCAGAAGAAGGAG ctggggGACAGCTCTGGTGAGGGGAATGAGTTtgtggaggaagaagaagaggttCTGCGCTCTGACAGTGAGGGCAGTGATTATACccctgggaagaagaaaaagaagaaattaggacccaagaaggaaaagaaaaacaaagccaagcgcaaggaggaggaggaagaggaggaagaagatgatGACTCAAAG GAGCCAAAGTCATCTGCTCAGCTCCTGGAAGATTGGGGCATGGAGGATATTGATCACATCTTCACAGAGGAGGATTACCGCACGCTCACCAACTACAAAGCTTTCAGCCAGTTTGTCAG GCCACTTATCGCAGCCAAGAACCCTAAAATAGCAGTGTCGAAGATGATGATGGTACTGGGAGCCAAATGGAGGGAGTTTAGCACAAACAACCCCTTCAAGGGAAGTTCAGGTGCatctgtggcagctgctgcagctgcagctgttgcAGTAGTTGAGAGTATGGTGACAAACGTGGATGCTGTCCTGCCGCAGCCCCCTGTAGACGTGCCACTCAGGAAAGCCAAGACAAAGGAGGGCAAAG GACCCAATGCTCGGAGAAAGCCAAAGGCCAGTCCTCGTATTCCTGATATCAAGAAACCTAAAACAAAGAAGGTGGCACCACTGAAAATCAAACTGGGAGGATTTGGTTCCAAGCGTAAAAGATCATCA AGTGAAGATGATGATCTGGATGTGGAGTCAGACTTTGATGATGCCAGCATCAACAGCTACTCTGTTTCAGATGGATCTACAAGCCGTAGTAGCCGCAGTCGCAAAAAACTCAaagctgggaagaagaaaaagaaag GTGAGGAGGACTCCACAGTGGCTGTGGATGGTTATGAGACTGATCACCAGGACTACTGTGAGGTgtgccagcagggaggagaaatTATATTGTGTGATACCTGCCCTCGTGCCTACCACATGGTTTGCCTGGACCCAGACATGGAGAAAGCTCCAGAGGGCAAATGGAGCTGCCCACACTGT GAAAAAGAAGGCATTCAGTGGGAAGCAAAGGAGGATAACTCGGAAGGTGAGGAAATCCTGGAGGATGTAGTGGGGGAtgctgaggaagaggatgaCCACCATATGGAGTTCTGTAGAGTCTGCAAGGAtggaggagagctgctgtgctgtgatgcCTGTCCTTCATCCTATCACATCCACTGTCTGAATCCCCCACTGCCTGAGATTCCCAATGGAGAATGGCTGTGTCCTCGCTGCACT tgcccagctTTGAAAGGAAAGGTGCAGAAGATCTTGATCTGGAAATGGGGTCAGCCCCCAGTTGGCCCTGCACCACCACGTCCACCTGATGCAGACCCTAATGCTCCACCGCCAAAACCTCTGGAGGGTCGGCCTGAAAGGCAGTTCTTTGTCAAATGGCAGGGCATGTCCTACTGGCACTGCTCTTGGGTGTCAGAGTTGCAG CTGGAGTTGCACTGCCAGGTCATGTTTCGTAACTACCAACGCAAAAATGATATGGATGAGCCACCATCGGGAGACTTTggaggggaagaagagaaaagccgaaagagaaaaaacaaggaCCCCAAATACGCTGAGATGGAAGAGCGTTTCTATCGATACGGGATCAAGCCAGAGTGGATGATGATCCACAGGATCCTTAATCATAG TGTGGATAAGAAGGGGAATGTCCACTATTTGATTAAATGGAGAGACCTACCCTATGACCAGGCATCCTGGGAAAGTGAAGATGTGGATATTCAAGATTATGATCTCTACAAGCAAGCCTACTGGAATCACAG GGAGCTGATGCGAGGTGAAGAGGGCAGGCCTGGTAAGAAGTTAAAGAAAGTGAAGATGCGGAAACTGGAGAGACCCCCTGAGACTCCCACAGTAGAT CCGACAGTGAAATATGACCGGCAACCGGAGTACCTCGATGTAACAGGGGGGACCTTGCATCCCTACCAACTGGAAGGGCTGAATTGGCTGCGCTTCTCTTGGGCCCAGGGCACAGATACAATCTTGGCTGATGAAATGGGTCTAGGAAAGACTGTGCAGACAGCAGTGTTCCTGTATTCCTTATACAAAGAG GGCCACTCAAAGGGTCCCTTCTTGGTGAGTGCACCACTGTCTACAATCATCAACTGGGAACGAGAATTTGAGATGTGGGCCCCAGATATGTATGTAGTGACCTACGTCGGGGACAAAGACAGCCGGGCCATCATCCGTGAGAATGAGTTCACTTTTGAGGATAATGCCATACGTGGAGGCAAAAAAGCATCCAGAATGAAG AAGGAGGCTGCTGTCAAGTTCCATGTGCTTCTCACCTCCTATGAATTGATCACAATTGATATGGCCATACTAGGCTCTATTGACTGGGCCTGTCTCATTGTGGATGAAGCTCACAGACTGAAGAACAACCAGTCTAAG TTCTTCCGTGTGCTGAATGGTTACTCGCTCCAGCACAAGCTGCTGCTTACGGGAACTCCCCTGCAGAACAACCTGGAAGAACTGTTCCACCTGCTGAACTTCCTGACGCCCGAGAGATTCCA TAACTTGGAGGGCTTCCTAGAAGAGTTTGCAGATATTGCCAAGGAAGATCAGATCAAGAAGCTGCATGACATGCTGGGCCCACACATGCTGAGGCGTCTCAAGGCTGATGTTTTCAAGAATATGCCATCTAAGACTGAACTCATTGTCAGAGTGGAGCTGAGTCCCATGCAGAA aaaatattataaatacattttgacAAGAAACTTTGAGGCACTGAATGCACGGGGTGGTGGTAACCAAGTCTCATTGCTCAATGTTGTGATGGATCTGAAGAAGTGCTGTAACCACCCCTACCTCTTTCCTGTGGCTGCTATG gAAGCTCCAAAAATGCCAAATGGCATGTATGATGGTAGTGCACTTATTCGAGCTTCTGGAAAGCTGTTGCTGCTCCAGAAGATGTTAAAGAACCTGAAGGAAGGAGGTCACAGAGTGCTCATATTCTCTCAG ATGACTAAAATGTTGGACCTTCTAGAAGATTTTTTGGAACATGAAGGATACAAATATGAGCGGATTGATGGAGGAATCACAGGGAACATGCGTCAGGAGGCTATTGATCGCTTCAATG ctcctggagctcagcagttctgctttctgctttcaaCTCGAGCTGGGGGTCTTGGTATTAACTTGGCCACAGCAGATACTGTGATTATCTATGATTCAGACTGGAACCCCCACAATGATATCCAG GCCTTCAGCCGTGCACACAGAATTGGACAGAACAAGAAAGTGATGATATACCGCTTTGTGACAAGGGCCTCAGTGGAGGAGCGTATCACTCAGGTGGCCAAGAAGAAGATGATGCTAACTCATCTGGTAGTGAGACCAGGGTTGGGCTCCAAGACAGGCTCCATGTCCAAACAGGAGCTTGATGACATTCTCAAATTTGGCACTGAAGAGCTCTTCAAGGATGAGGCTACTGAGGGGG GGGATAACAAAGAAGGTGAGGACAGTAGTGTCATCCACTATGATGACAAAGCAATTGAGCGTCTGTTGGATCGGAACCAGGATGAAACAGAAGATACAGAACTTCAGGGCATGAATGAGTATCTCAGCTCCTTCAAGGTGGCCCAGTATGTGGTTCGTGAGGAGGAGATGGGG gaggaagaggaggttgAACGGGAAATTATTAAGCAAGAGGAGTCAGTGGATCCTGATTATTGGGAGAAACTGCTCCGTCACCATTATGAGCAACAACAGGAGGATCTGGCCAGGAATCTGGGCAAGGGCAAACGTATACGCAAGCAAGTTAACTACAACGATGGCTCGCAGGAGGATAGAG actggCAGGATGACCAGTCAGATAATCAGTCAGACTATTCAGTTGCTTCTGAAGAAGGAGACGAGGACTTTGACGAGAGGTCTGAAG CAGCTCGTCGGCCTAGCCGCAAGGGCCTGAGAAACGATAAGGATAAGCCTCTGCCTCCCTTACTGGCCCGTGTGGGAGGGAACATCGAG GTGTTGGGTTTCAATGCTCGCCAGCGGAAAGCCTTCCTCAATGCTATCATGCGCTATGGAATGCCACCTCAAGATGCCTTCACCACTCAGTGGCTTGTTCGGGACCTCCGTGGCAAGTCAGAGAAAGAGTTCAA GGCCTATGTCTCGCTGTTCATGCGCCATTTATGTGAACCTGGAGCTGATGGTGCAGAGACCTTTGCAGATGGGGTCCCACGGGAAGGTCTTTCTCGACAACATGTCCTTACTCGCATTGGGGTCATGTCGCTTATACGCAAAAAG GTGCAGGAATTTGAGCATGTGAATGGCCGCTGGAGTATGCCAGAACTGGCAGAGATAGAGGAGAACAAGAAACTTTCACAGCCCAGCTCACCCTCTCCCAAAACTCCAACTCCTTCGACACCAGGGGATACGCAGCCGAATACACCAGCCCCTGTTCCTCCACCTG AAGATGGAGTAAAAGTAGAAGAAGGAGCAAGTACTAAGGAGCAAGGAGAGCCTTCTGAACCAGAGAAGGAGCTCAGTGCCTCTGCTACTGAAACAGAGGCCCCTATGGAG CAGTGTGCTCAGCCTGTGGAGACACCCCCCCAGGAAGCAAAATCCCCAGTGAACTCCACTgaagcagatgaaaaaaaagtagaggAAACGGAAGTGAAGGAAAGACCAGATGAACCAATGGAAGTAGAAAGCAAAG CTGATGTGGAGAAAGTGGAAGACAGAGCAGCTACTGAAAATCCCCCTGACCCTCCTATAATCACTCTGGATGAGAAAG ATGAGAAAAAGGATGATGATAAGAGAGATGTGGTGATGCTGCAGAATGGAGAGATGCTGAAAGAGTCAGTAGATGAAAGGCACAAGAAGGCAGTAAAGCAGCGCTTCATGTTCAACATAGCAGATGGTGGTTTCACTG AACTACACTCCCTCTGGCAGAATGAAGAGCGGGCTGCCACTGTCACCAAGAAGACCTATGAGATCTGGCATCGGCGTCATGACTACTGGCTCCTAGCTGGGATTATCAA TCATGGCTATGCCCGTTGGCAGGATATTCAGAATGATCCACGTTACGCCATCCTCAATGAACCCTTCAAGGGTGAGATGAACAGGGGTAATTTCCTGGAAATAAAGAATAAGTTTTTGGCAAGGAGATTTAAG CTCCTGGAACAAGCGCTGGTGATCGAAGAACAGTTGCGACGAGCTGCCTATCTGAACATGTCCGAAGACCCATCTCACCCATCCATGGCTCTGAACACACGTTTTGCAGAGGTGGAATGCCTGGCTGAGAGCCACCAGCACCTGTCCAAGGAATCAATGGCTGGGAATAAACCAGCCAATGCTGTGCTGCACAAAG TTCtgaagcagctggaggagctttTGAGTGACATGAAGGCAGATGTGACTCGTCTGCCCGCCACAATTGCCCGCATCCCACCTGTGGCAGTGCGCCTTCAGATGTCTGAGCGCAACATCCTCAGCCGCCTGGCCAACCGCAGCAGCgagcccccgccgccgccccctccccaaCAA GTGGCCCAGCAGCAGTGA